A stretch of Halococcus sediminicola DNA encodes these proteins:
- a CDS encoding class I adenylate-forming enzyme family protein, whose translation MIDVLARRVRASPDATALIATDGREWSYRELDERVKRTAGRLAALGVAGEHLGCLLETRPATVVLVHAAARLGCVLVPLNTRLTPETLAEQIERADLAALVCGSDTAATAVELSAEIPIVSVDAAERVDVRDLDKISPAAFTPAERDADEPALMLATSGTTGEPKLVVLMTENLRASAVASAFRLGVAPDDRWLDPLAPYHMGGFAPIVRSALYGTAVVVPEAGFDAGATLDALDSYDCTGVSLVPTMLRRLLDAGPLPDSLRFVLLGGAPASEGLIERCEERGVPVHPTYGMTETASQVATATPEEAFAHAGTVGRPLFDTDLQILDGDGESVATGEAGEIVVSGPTVFSRYYGDPDATARAFSERGFHTGDVGHRDAGGRLWVTGRRDELISTGGELVAPTEVADALRSHPAIHGASVVGLPDPEWGERVGALVVGDVSDTETVRIHCRERLAGFKVPRTIGFADELPRTASGTVEREAVRERLLEIGE comes from the coding sequence ATGATCGACGTGCTCGCCCGGCGGGTCCGTGCCTCGCCCGATGCGACCGCGCTCATCGCAACCGACGGACGGGAGTGGAGCTATCGGGAACTCGACGAGCGTGTCAAACGGACCGCTGGCCGGCTCGCGGCGCTGGGGGTTGCGGGCGAGCATCTCGGCTGCCTGCTCGAAACCCGGCCCGCGACGGTCGTCCTCGTCCACGCGGCGGCACGCCTCGGCTGCGTGCTCGTTCCGCTGAACACGCGACTCACGCCCGAAACACTCGCCGAGCAAATCGAGCGCGCGGACCTCGCGGCGCTGGTCTGCGGGAGCGACACCGCCGCAACCGCCGTCGAACTCTCTGCGGAGATACCCATCGTCTCCGTCGATGCTGCCGAACGGGTAGACGTCAGAGACCTCGATAAAATCTCGCCAGCGGCGTTCACGCCAGCAGAGCGTGACGCCGACGAACCGGCGCTGATGCTCGCCACGTCGGGCACGACCGGCGAGCCGAAGCTCGTCGTGCTCATGACCGAAAACCTGCGCGCGAGCGCCGTCGCCTCGGCGTTCCGTCTCGGTGTCGCACCCGACGACCGCTGGCTCGACCCGCTCGCACCCTATCACATGGGCGGGTTCGCTCCGATCGTCCGCTCGGCGCTCTACGGGACGGCAGTCGTCGTTCCCGAAGCCGGTTTTGATGCCGGGGCAACCCTCGACGCGCTCGACAGCTACGACTGCACCGGCGTCTCGCTCGTGCCGACGATGCTCCGTCGGTTGCTCGACGCCGGCCCCCTCCCCGACTCGCTCCGGTTCGTCCTCCTCGGTGGTGCGCCCGCCTCGGAGGGCCTCATCGAGCGCTGTGAGGAGCGGGGCGTGCCCGTCCATCCCACCTACGGCATGACCGAAACGGCATCGCAGGTCGCCACCGCCACCCCCGAAGAGGCGTTCGCCCACGCCGGCACCGTCGGCCGCCCGCTGTTCGATACCGATCTCCAGATCCTCGATGGCGACGGAGAGAGCGTTGCAACCGGCGAGGCGGGCGAAATCGTCGTTTCGGGGCCGACAGTGTTTTCGAGGTACTACGGCGACCCCGACGCGACCGCGCGGGCGTTCTCCGAGCGCGGCTTTCACACCGGCGACGTCGGCCACCGCGATGCGGGCGGACGGCTCTGGGTGACGGGCCGGCGCGACGAACTGATTTCTACTGGCGGCGAACTGGTCGCCCCAACCGAAGTCGCCGACGCGCTTCGCTCGCATCCGGCCATCCACGGGGCCAGCGTGGTCGGCCTTCCCGACCCCGAGTGGGGCGAGCGCGTCGGTGCGCTCGTCGTCGGTGATGTCTCAGACACCGAGACGGTCCGAATCCACTGCCGCGAGCGCCTCGCCGGGTTCAAGGTTCCACGAACGATCGGCTTCGCCGACGAACTCCCCCGCACCGCCTCGGGCACCGTCGAGCGCGAGGCGGTCCGCGAGCGCCTGCTCGAAATCGGCGAGTGA
- a CDS encoding mandelate racemase/muconate lactonizing enzyme family protein: MRIEPFSLALSRPLSTARGTIDTRDGFLVFVECEGARGVGEATPLPGWTESLDDCRTALERARNADDWEAALDSLHETPAARHGLALALCDARSRAAGVPLYRNLDGEQREHVPVNATIGDDSVEKIVDEAAEAIESGFATLKVKVGARAVAEDIERITAVRGAVGPEVELRADVNGAWSHDEARAALDGFAAANLAYLEQPLPKDDLAGHADLRGEVPIALDESLAAHSVERVLDTDAADVLVLKPMALGGPDRARAAALAAREAGCGAVLTTTIDGALARTGAVHVTASLPDPLPAGLATADRLAEDLVADPAPIEDGHVRVPQRAGNAPLVDG, translated from the coding sequence ATGAGAATCGAACCGTTCTCGCTCGCCCTCTCACGCCCGCTCTCGACGGCTCGTGGCACTATCGACACGAGAGATGGATTTCTCGTTTTCGTCGAGTGCGAGGGGGCGCGGGGCGTAGGCGAGGCGACGCCGCTGCCGGGCTGGACGGAATCGCTCGACGACTGTCGGACAGCGCTCGAACGCGCTCGGAACGCCGATGACTGGGAGGCAGCGCTCGATTCGCTCCACGAGACGCCGGCCGCCCGCCACGGTCTCGCGCTCGCACTCTGCGATGCGCGCTCGCGGGCGGCGGGCGTCCCGCTCTACCGCAATCTCGACGGCGAGCAGCGAGAGCACGTGCCGGTGAACGCCACCATCGGCGACGACTCAGTCGAGAAAATCGTCGACGAAGCCGCCGAAGCGATCGAATCGGGGTTCGCAACCCTCAAAGTCAAAGTCGGGGCGCGGGCGGTCGCGGAGGACATCGAGCGCATCACCGCCGTGCGGGGGGCGGTCGGTCCCGAGGTCGAACTCCGCGCCGACGTGAACGGGGCGTGGAGCCATGACGAAGCGCGGGCGGCGCTCGACGGATTCGCCGCCGCGAACCTCGCGTACCTCGAACAACCACTCCCGAAAGACGATCTCGCCGGCCACGCCGATCTCCGAGGAGAGGTGCCGATCGCGCTCGATGAGTCGCTGGCGGCTCATTCCGTCGAGCGTGTTCTCGACACCGACGCCGCGGACGTGCTCGTCTTGAAACCGATGGCGCTCGGCGGGCCGGACCGCGCGCGAGCAGCCGCGCTCGCCGCCCGCGAAGCCGGCTGTGGGGCGGTACTCACGACGACCATCGACGGCGCACTTGCTCGAACGGGGGCGGTTCACGTCACCGCGAGCCTCCCCGACCCGCTGCCGGCCGGTCTCGCAACCGCCGACCGGCTCGCCGAAGACCTCGTCGCGGACCCGGCCCCAATCGAGGACGGTCACGTGCGCGTACCACAGCGAGCGGGCAACGCGCCGCTGGTGGACGGATGA
- a CDS encoding 1,4-dihydroxy-2-naphthoate polyprenyltransferase, whose translation MATQGVSRGRAWLMAARPQTLPAAAAPVLVGTGLAVYRDVFAPIPAVAALVGALLIQVGTNFANDYYDAQSGVDSDEREGFTRVTQSGLIGPSEVRRAMVGTFALAIALGTYLVFVGGLPIVVVGLSSVAAGVLYAGGPYPFGSYGLGDLFVFVFFGLVAVTGTYYVQAAALTRSFPLWLPPGTLPLAAVVASLPAAGLSTNILVVNNLRDRETDMAAGKRSLVVIIGYRWSRVEFLCMTGMAYVIPVIFWLTGYGPLVLAPLLTMPYAASIAATVLTRTDGDALNPALERVGKLLAAHSLLFALGLAVPGVL comes from the coding sequence ATGGCTACACAGGGAGTTTCGCGGGGGCGAGCGTGGTTGATGGCCGCGCGCCCGCAGACGCTGCCGGCGGCCGCCGCGCCCGTTCTCGTGGGCACCGGTCTCGCCGTCTACAGGGACGTGTTCGCCCCGATTCCGGCAGTTGCGGCGCTCGTCGGCGCGCTGCTCATCCAGGTGGGCACGAACTTCGCCAACGACTACTACGACGCCCAGTCGGGGGTCGACTCCGACGAGCGCGAGGGTTTTACAAGAGTTACCCAGTCGGGTCTCATCGGACCTTCAGAAGTCCGGCGCGCGATGGTCGGGACGTTCGCGCTCGCCATCGCCCTCGGCACTTACTTGGTGTTCGTCGGCGGACTACCGATCGTCGTCGTCGGACTGTCGAGCGTCGCCGCCGGGGTGCTCTATGCTGGGGGACCCTACCCGTTCGGCTCGTACGGCTTGGGCGACCTCTTCGTGTTCGTCTTCTTCGGGTTGGTCGCCGTCACCGGCACCTACTACGTGCAGGCAGCGGCCCTCACTCGATCCTTCCCGCTCTGGCTCCCGCCGGGAACGCTGCCGCTCGCGGCCGTCGTGGCGAGTCTGCCCGCCGCGGGCCTCTCGACCAACATCCTCGTCGTCAACAACCTGCGCGACCGCGAGACCGACATGGCGGCGGGCAAGCGCTCGCTCGTGGTCATCATCGGCTACCGCTGGAGTCGCGTCGAATTCCTCTGCATGACTGGGATGGCCTACGTGATTCCGGTGATTTTCTGGCTCACCGGTTACGGACCGCTCGTGCTCGCACCGCTGCTCACGATGCCGTACGCCGCCTCCATCGCCGCGACCGTGCTGACCAGAACCGACGGCGACGCGCTCAATCCCGCACTCGAACGGGTGGGGAAGTTGCTCGCGGCCCACTCCCTCTTGTTCGCGCTCGGTCTCGCGGTTCCGGGAGTGCTATGA
- a CDS encoding glycosyltransferase family protein, protein MEYVQERITTLHGFADEPPAAPTDRTAVVVPMTGREYRTTAAANVFSSLATLDVATVVVALRASRERVGAVARWLSEFDCDIELLWCGGSRLETLLAERGLDGEGGKGRDVWLALGLASDHEFVVVHDADALSYSAADVSRLCAPLTNGFEFVKGYYARIEQNQLFGRLFRLFYAPLVATLRERHDAPVLEYLGAFRYALAGEVALTGDLARDLRLGRSWGLEIDTLETAFEGAGFANTAQVDLGIDVHDHRTVSGSEGLAAMSREVGRALLRAVEKHNVQPDYDTLPERYRQTAARFIRQYAADAAHNGFEYDPAGEREQVGEYATAITAPAPDDRLPAWTDAPLAPHEIREVVRTDLAAIKD, encoded by the coding sequence ATGGAGTACGTCCAAGAGCGAATCACGACCCTACACGGGTTTGCCGACGAGCCGCCGGCCGCACCGACCGATCGAACGGCGGTCGTCGTGCCGATGACCGGCCGCGAGTATCGTACGACGGCGGCCGCAAACGTGTTTTCGTCGCTCGCCACGCTCGACGTGGCGACGGTCGTCGTCGCTTTGCGTGCCTCGCGCGAGCGCGTCGGCGCGGTCGCCCGGTGGCTGTCGGAGTTCGACTGCGACATCGAACTGCTCTGGTGTGGCGGTTCACGGCTCGAAACGCTGCTCGCCGAGCGCGGTCTCGACGGCGAGGGCGGGAAAGGACGGGACGTCTGGCTCGCACTCGGTCTCGCGAGCGACCACGAGTTCGTCGTCGTCCACGACGCCGACGCGCTCTCGTACTCGGCCGCCGACGTGTCGCGGCTCTGTGCGCCGCTCACCAATGGTTTCGAGTTCGTGAAGGGCTATTACGCACGCATCGAGCAAAATCAGCTCTTCGGGCGGCTATTTCGACTCTTTTACGCGCCGCTCGTGGCAACCCTCCGCGAACGCCACGACGCACCGGTCCTGGAGTATCTCGGAGCCTTTCGCTACGCGCTCGCCGGCGAGGTCGCGCTTACCGGCGACCTCGCGCGCGACCTGCGCCTCGGCCGGAGCTGGGGGCTCGAAATCGACACTCTCGAAACCGCCTTCGAGGGCGCAGGCTTCGCAAACACGGCACAGGTCGACCTCGGCATCGACGTGCACGACCACCGGACGGTGTCGGGGTCGGAAGGACTGGCGGCGATGAGCCGCGAGGTCGGGCGGGCGCTGCTCCGCGCCGTCGAGAAGCATAATGTGCAACCCGACTACGACACCCTTCCGGAGCGCTACCGACAGACGGCGGCGCGGTTCATCCGCCAGTACGCCGCCGACGCAGCGCACAACGGGTTCGAATACGACCCGGCGGGCGAGCGCGAGCAGGTCGGCGAGTACGCGACGGCCATCACCGCACCCGCTCCCGACGACCGACTGCCGGCGTGGACGGACGCACCGCTCGCCCCCCACGAGATCAGGGAGGTCGTACGAACGGATCTAGCGGCGATAAAGGACTAA